A single region of the Candidatus Methanomethylicota archaeon genome encodes:
- a CDS encoding 50S ribosomal protein L24e, which produces MVSIFKCSFCSKKIEPGTGIMYVKNDGTILRFCSSKCRKNMLYLKRNPKYLKWASGVTIK; this is translated from the coding sequence ATGGTCTCTATATTTAAATGTTCTTTTTGTAGTAAGAAAATAGAACCTGGTACTGGAATAATGTATGTAAAAAATGATGGTACAATATTACGTTTTTGTTCTAGTAAATGTAGAAAAAATATGTTATATCTTAAAAGAAATCCTAAATATTTAAAGTGGGCTTCTGGAGTGACAATTAAATGA
- the ndk gene encoding nucleoside-diphosphate kinase: MIERTFVMIKPDAVLRGLIGEIISRIERKGLKIVGMKMIKLSEEEASKLYEVHRDKPFYNDLIKFIRSAPVVVMAIEGESAISIMRKIIGPTDSKEAPPGTIRGDFSCSKSMNVIHASDSLENAKKELSIFFKENDLLNYSRLDEAFVY, translated from the coding sequence ATGATTGAAAGGACTTTTGTTATGATAAAACCTGATGCAGTACTTCGTGGTCTTATAGGAGAGATCATCTCTAGAATAGAACGAAAAGGTTTGAAAATTGTAGGAATGAAAATGATAAAATTATCTGAAGAAGAAGCTTCAAAATTATATGAAGTTCATAGAGATAAACCATTTTATAATGATTTAATAAAATTTATAAGATCTGCTCCTGTTGTTGTTATGGCAATAGAAGGAGAAAGTGCTATTTCTATTATGCGTAAAATTATTGGTCCAACAGATTCAAAAGAAGCTCCTCCTGGTACTATTCGAGGAGATTTTTCATGTTCAAAAAGTATGAATGTGATTCATGCTTCAGATTCTTTAGAAAATGCTAAAAAAGAACTTTCTATATTTTTTAAAGAAAATGATCTCTTAAATTATTCACGTCTTGATGAGGCTTTTGTTTATTAG